A DNA window from Halobacteriovoraceae bacterium contains the following coding sequences:
- a CDS encoding SH3 domain-containing protein, giving the protein MKLKLTCFLILLASSFQSFALKKIELGTFYFNGVYGNIKENPDTYASIVTSFSCGHPVVMQGFQMNSGQVQKKFSANWVKVKTGPYEGFLQEKYLSDKKPECLQDKYPNFFRNFDFSITETFYWAQLNDLFIEGASKDK; this is encoded by the coding sequence ATGAAACTTAAATTAACGTGCTTTCTCATTTTACTGGCCTCAAGTTTCCAATCTTTTGCTCTGAAAAAAATTGAACTTGGTACTTTCTATTTTAACGGGGTTTACGGAAATATTAAGGAAAATCCAGATACCTATGCTTCAATTGTGACTAGCTTTTCCTGTGGCCATCCAGTTGTTATGCAAGGTTTTCAAATGAATTCTGGTCAAGTCCAAAAAAAGTTTTCTGCAAATTGGGTGAAGGTGAAAACTGGCCCATATGAAGGATTTCTGCAAGAAAAATACCTCTCCGACAAAAAACCGGAATGTCTGCAAGATAAATATCCTAATTTTTTTAGAAATTTTGATTTTAGTATCACTGAAACTTTCTATTGGGCGCAATTAAATGACCTCTTTATCGAAGGCGCTTCAAAGGATAAATAA